The Methanohalophilus portucalensis genome window below encodes:
- the argC gene encoding N-acetyl-gamma-glutamyl-phosphate reductase, with amino-acid sequence MKDKVNAGIIGASGYTGGELMRLLLNHPHVNLEMATSRKLAGQNVSKKHAHLAGLTDLEFEELDPVAVRQRCDVVFLAVPHGSAMDIVPQLIGSGLRIVDLSADYRLGVDEFEKVYGTKHHDPRKAVFGLVELHPEVKGETFVANPGCYPTGATLAAAPVVNAGLADIAVFDSKSGITGAGVNPSQASHYPNMAENIQPYKLTTHRHQAEIWQELNGLGGLDSVNFTPHVIPAIRGILTTAHLFLKEECSEEDIRQLYDSFYSDCPFVRLVDDIPALGNVRGSNFCDIGFEIDANSNRLVVISAIDNLVKGASGQAIQNMNLMCGFRETDGLWNAGLAP; translated from the coding sequence ATGAAAGATAAGGTTAATGCAGGCATAATCGGTGCCTCCGGCTATACGGGGGGAGAATTGATGCGCCTTCTTCTCAATCATCCTCATGTAAATCTTGAAATGGCAACTTCAAGAAAACTTGCCGGACAAAATGTATCCAAAAAACATGCCCATCTGGCCGGTTTGACAGATCTCGAATTTGAAGAACTTGATCCGGTTGCTGTAAGGCAGAGGTGTGACGTGGTATTCCTGGCGGTGCCTCATGGCAGTGCGATGGATATTGTACCTCAACTTATTGGCAGTGGCCTGCGTATAGTGGATCTGAGTGCGGATTATCGTCTGGGTGTGGACGAATTTGAAAAGGTCTATGGCACTAAACACCATGACCCCCGCAAAGCAGTATTTGGCTTGGTGGAACTGCATCCCGAGGTAAAGGGGGAAACCTTTGTTGCCAATCCGGGTTGTTATCCCACAGGAGCTACCCTGGCGGCTGCTCCAGTTGTTAATGCAGGGCTTGCAGATATTGCAGTTTTTGATTCCAAATCCGGCATAACAGGCGCCGGTGTGAATCCAAGCCAAGCATCCCATTACCCTAACATGGCGGAAAACATCCAGCCCTACAAGCTCACAACCCATCGCCACCAGGCGGAGATATGGCAGGAATTGAATGGCCTTGGTGGCCTTGATAGTGTTAATTTTACTCCTCATGTAATCCCTGCTATCCGCGGGATACTGACTACAGCTCATCTCTTTCTTAAAGAAGAATGCTCAGAAGAAGATATACGGCAACTATACGATTCTTTTTACTCTGACTGTCCCTTTGTAAGACTGGTCGATGATATACCTGCGCTGGGTAATGTACGTGGCTCCAATTTCTGTGATATTGGTTTTGAGATTGACGCAAACAGTAACAGGCTTGTAGTTATCTCGGCAATTGACAATCTCGTAAAAGGAGCTTCAGGACAGGCTATACAGAACATGAATCTCATGTGTGGTTTCAGGGAAACCGATGGTCTATGGAACGCGGGCCTTGCGCCCTGA
- a CDS encoding CBS domain-containing protein has translation MLVKEIMNSDVIYCSPEDKVSDAARSLKDNDISGMPVVDDGKIVGILSEVDLLALLETPEHGDFWLPSPFEVIEIPIREFISWEDTKKMLSDVGSMPVSKIMRSGVFTVSPEDSIEDASHLMSRHKINRLPVVEDDKLTGIITRGDIIRGLGSL, from the coding sequence ATGCTTGTAAAAGAAATTATGAACAGTGATGTGATTTATTGCAGTCCCGAAGACAAAGTAAGTGATGCTGCCAGGTCGTTGAAGGATAATGACATAAGTGGTATGCCTGTAGTGGATGACGGCAAGATTGTAGGTATACTTTCAGAGGTTGATTTGCTGGCTCTGCTGGAAACCCCCGAACATGGTGATTTCTGGCTCCCCAGTCCCTTTGAGGTGATAGAAATCCCTATCCGGGAATTTATAAGCTGGGAAGATACCAAAAAAATGCTTTCGGATGTAGGTTCAATGCCGGTTAGCAAAATAATGCGCTCCGGTGTATTCACTGTCTCTCCTGAAGATTCAATTGAAGATGCTTCCCACCTGATGTCCAGACACAAGATAAACCGCCTGCCAGTTGTTGAAGATGATAAGCTTACAGGCATCATTACCAGGGGAGATATCATCAGGGGTCTGGGTAGTCTGTGA
- the pfkC gene encoding ADP-specific phosphofructokinase → MDISEWDKRYIEGYESVARNISCVNRIFVAYNSNVDAIKHIGPGDVENLLRKVDVDTVQQRIFSYPRQIDSPVDFLARLLIAMKDGKAAEIPTYSTDIHEWLTDNLVFDEARMGGQAGIISNLLANMDLNKVIAYIPWLSPEQADYFVSSPNLLHPFVRQGRMELLPPAEACNSDYKAKVNWIIEFNKGLSVKYAEDRIIVPRNNRLIISSRPPWIRIDMSDEIYEHLPEMGRTVDGAILSGYQMIKEEYEDGKTYRDYVERAVGAIGQLKKANPDICIHVEFTSIQNKFIRSAILNDIVRNHVHSLGLDTVEVANALNVLGYEELAYSVIKKEEDAIVSLYEGAVRLLHELKLQRIHVHSLGFYICVVSKDCPIDVEQHLDSLLFASTTAASRALLGGIKSFEDIKAGLDVPISTQGMDQIEKLGAYLVRQGKCNLEDFENGCICTRNHDILIIPARVVDHPVDTVGIGDTISASAFAAVLAGMCSLRED, encoded by the coding sequence ATGGATATATCTGAGTGGGATAAGAGATACATTGAAGGTTATGAGTCGGTTGCACGAAATATTTCCTGTGTAAACAGAATATTTGTTGCCTATAACAGTAATGTGGACGCCATCAAGCATATTGGCCCCGGTGATGTGGAAAACCTGCTGAGGAAAGTGGATGTGGATACTGTCCAGCAGAGAATATTTTCCTATCCCCGACAGATAGATTCTCCTGTAGATTTCCTTGCACGACTCCTGATTGCAATGAAGGACGGTAAAGCTGCGGAAATTCCCACCTATTCAACTGATATCCATGAATGGTTGACCGATAATCTTGTTTTTGATGAAGCCAGGATGGGGGGGCAGGCCGGGATAATATCCAATCTGCTTGCCAACATGGACCTGAATAAAGTAATTGCTTATATCCCCTGGCTTTCCCCTGAGCAGGCAGATTATTTTGTATCTTCACCTAATCTTTTACATCCTTTTGTCAGGCAGGGAAGAATGGAATTGCTTCCTCCTGCAGAGGCCTGCAACTCCGATTATAAAGCCAAGGTAAACTGGATAATCGAATTCAATAAAGGACTCTCTGTAAAATATGCCGAGGACAGGATAATAGTTCCTCGCAATAACCGCCTGATCATTTCATCACGTCCGCCCTGGATCCGTATTGATATGTCTGATGAGATCTATGAGCATCTTCCCGAGATGGGCAGAACCGTAGATGGGGCAATTCTCTCTGGTTACCAGATGATAAAAGAAGAATATGAAGATGGTAAGACTTACAGGGATTATGTAGAACGTGCGGTAGGGGCAATAGGCCAGTTAAAAAAAGCCAATCCTGATATTTGTATACATGTGGAATTCACCTCCATACAGAATAAATTCATTCGCTCGGCAATTCTGAATGATATTGTGCGCAATCATGTCCATTCACTGGGTCTTGATACTGTGGAAGTTGCCAATGCATTGAATGTTTTAGGTTATGAAGAACTTGCATATTCGGTAATCAAAAAGGAAGAAGATGCTATAGTATCCCTTTATGAAGGAGCTGTCCGGCTGCTTCATGAGCTCAAGTTACAGAGGATTCATGTACACTCCTTGGGCTTTTATATCTGTGTTGTTTCCAAAGATTGTCCAATTGATGTTGAACAACATCTTGATTCCCTGCTTTTTGCATCCACTACAGCTGCTTCCAGGGCCCTTCTGGGCGGGATAAAAAGTTTTGAGGACATAAAAGCAGGTCTTGATGTACCTATATCCACCCAGGGAATGGACCAAATTGAAAAACTGGGTGCCTATCTTGTCAGGCAGGGAAAATGTAATCTGGAAGATTTTGAAAACGGTTGTATCTGCACCCGCAATCATGATATATTGATAATTCCGGCCAGGGTGGTGGATCATCCCGTTGATACGGTAGGTATAGGAGACACGATTTCAGCAAGTGCCTTTGCAGCTGTGCTGGCAGGCATGTGCAGTCTGCGGGAGGATTGA
- a CDS encoding nucleoside 2-deoxyribosyltransferase has protein sequence MNYKKIYLAGPLFSEAEKNFNEQLTERIESAGYDVFLPQRDSADTKNMRKEQDAAELFRKNSEAIDRADLIIAILDGGSDVDSGTAWEIGYAYAKNIPVMGLRTDFRTLGIEGTVNLMIEKTLIKLVYSTDKLLTELENMKR, from the coding sequence ATGAATTACAAAAAAATATACCTGGCAGGCCCTCTTTTTTCCGAGGCTGAGAAGAATTTCAATGAACAACTCACAGAGAGAATCGAAAGTGCAGGATATGACGTGTTCCTGCCACAAAGGGATTCAGCAGATACGAAAAATATGCGCAAAGAACAGGATGCTGCAGAATTGTTCCGGAAAAATTCAGAAGCTATAGATAGAGCCGATCTTATAATTGCTATACTGGATGGAGGCAGCGATGTGGATTCCGGTACAGCCTGGGAAATCGGCTATGCTTATGCTAAAAACATCCCGGTAATGGGACTGAGGACTGATTTCCGCACACTTGGAATCGAAGGTACGGTCAACCTGATGATAGAAAAAACCCTAATTAAACTCGTGTATTCAACCGATAAGCTGCTTACAGAACTTGAAAATATGAAAAGATAA
- the argJ gene encoding bifunctional ornithine acetyltransferase/N-acetylglutamate synthase: MRVIDGGICAVRGVHAAGLKDDYMGLALIEGAGPCAGVFTRNKVVAAPVVLTRDNLENHKYVAGTIINSGNANAFTGEQGMADAREMARLAADKLGVQKSHIAVASTGVIGRFLDVGWIKDHLDEVYGALSADPQGCRNATKAIMTTDLIEKEVSVELECGVRIGGIAKGSGMIEPNMGTMLAFIYTDAILSADTLKECLVKANDSSFNMMVVDGDTSTNDMALLTATGASSIAPDVANFQRGLDYVLVELAKKIARDGEGATKLIEVQVNGASDLADARKVAKTIVRSPLVKSAIYGHDPNWGRVVAAAGYSGASLDQDKVSLKFSDGKNAVTLVDHGQVADTSANQQLKSIMESDTVIISVDLSLGEAFAVAWGCDLTYDYVRINAEYTT; the protein is encoded by the coding sequence ATGAGAGTAATTGATGGTGGTATATGTGCGGTACGTGGGGTCCATGCTGCCGGTTTGAAGGATGATTACATGGGCCTTGCACTGATTGAAGGTGCAGGTCCTTGCGCAGGTGTTTTTACCCGCAATAAGGTTGTAGCGGCGCCGGTGGTGCTTACCAGGGACAATCTTGAAAATCATAAATATGTTGCAGGCACAATTATAAACAGTGGAAATGCCAATGCCTTCACCGGTGAACAGGGAATGGCCGATGCCCGTGAGATGGCAAGGCTTGCTGCTGATAAGCTGGGAGTTCAGAAATCCCACATCGCAGTTGCATCCACCGGTGTGATTGGTCGTTTTCTTGATGTAGGTTGGATAAAAGATCATCTGGATGAAGTTTATGGGGCGCTTTCTGCAGATCCCCAGGGCTGTCGCAATGCTACAAAAGCCATCATGACCACTGACCTGATCGAAAAGGAAGTGTCTGTAGAACTGGAATGTGGTGTACGTATCGGAGGTATTGCAAAGGGTTCCGGCATGATAGAACCCAACATGGGAACAATGCTTGCTTTTATCTATACTGATGCTATTCTTTCTGCCGATACACTGAAAGAATGTCTTGTAAAAGCCAACGATTCCAGTTTTAACATGATGGTAGTCGATGGTGATACCAGTACCAATGACATGGCTCTGTTAACCGCAACAGGTGCTTCTTCAATAGCTCCTGATGTAGCAAATTTCCAGAGAGGACTTGATTATGTCCTTGTGGAACTTGCAAAGAAAATTGCCCGTGACGGGGAGGGTGCTACCAAACTTATCGAAGTACAGGTAAACGGTGCCTCTGACCTGGCTGATGCACGCAAGGTTGCCAAAACCATTGTACGGTCACCTCTTGTAAAATCTGCAATATACGGGCATGATCCCAACTGGGGAAGGGTTGTTGCTGCAGCTGGATATTCAGGTGCCTCTCTTGATCAGGATAAGGTTTCCCTGAAATTTTCGGATGGGAAAAATGCAGTTACTCTGGTAGATCACGGTCAGGTGGCGGATACCTCTGCCAACCAACAACTAAAATCCATAATGGAAAGCGATACTGTCATAATTTCAGTGGACCTTTCACTTGGGGAAGCTTTTGCGGTTGCCTGGGGTTGTGATCTGACATATGATTATGTGCGTATTAATGCGGAATATACTACATGA